The Cololabis saira isolate AMF1-May2022 chromosome 5, fColSai1.1, whole genome shotgun sequence genome segment cctgtgtgaatgatccgaccccggtctgtgtgagtgtttgtttgtgggatactgtggaaggttatgtttggtcgttacagccgcgatccaagcgagccgacgactcttttactctgttatctcagatacttggcctccgtggttctgcctccgagcaggaaagcagtgaaaagttaaaccattagcgatcttttccccacgtctgttatgtgtggagctgctgcagccacatcacagcaacgggttaccatggtttacAGAATAATGGAAAGTAATGATTACAAGTACCAGTAGGCTAAGACACAACGAAcagggagcacgtctgtacacagtgcgcagtggtccgaagagcagctaaggtagcttccaatatggcggctccgccaggtgatgacgtcaagacgagCTAGCCCTATAATGCTCGcacactgttttctgtggtagacAGACTGACAAACCCCACAGCCTCAATCCCCCCTGAACATGATACCCTGTCAATTTGCTTTTGAGCCCCTGGAAATGAAGCAactttgctttaaaaaaaaaaaaagacgtaatTTATCATTTGTGAATGTCACATTTTTGTGAAACCTCTTAAATCGAGGGTCTAAACTTTGATCGCAgcttaattgttttatttcaaatctattgtgatggtttttggaggCAAAATGCAAAACAATCTCAATGTCCAAATACTTAATACTAGACTTAACCATAAGTGATACTtcaacaaatattatatatatatttatttatttttgtatttgtcaaagatttaaaaaaaaaggcatgtgTGAATGGTGTCCACTACCAGTCCTTATCGCAACAAAGTTTAAGAAACCTTTAAACTGCTTGTGCtacttctttgttttcttttcacaaCCAGAACAAACCCAGCCACAACACTAGCCTTCTTAATctgtttcttttgtgtttttttttcttcaacttttCTTTCAATCACTGACTCTGCTGTTGTTGCACCAGCAGACGGCTGCAGAGAGAATTACCCAGACTTAGAGAAGATTTGCAATATCTCGGTGCAAATGTGAAACTACAAAAACTTCCTGGAGAATTACAGCATGTCCCGTCATGCCTTGCACTTTTAGTGTTGTATTTCCTTTCCAGTTTACCGTCCAGGTCATTAACAAGACCTGGTACATTAAGTACAGgaattgaaacatttttttcttaaaaaaaaaaaataaataaaaaaataaataaatgttttgctgACACTGATTCCCAGGTCGGTCTCAGGCAGGAGGAACGAGGAGAGAGGAAACAAGGAACCAAGGAAACGAGCGCTCCTCGGTTCGTCTGTGTGGTGGAGGGACAAAGACTCGGGGAATCAGAGATTAGGATCTGAGATAGGTGTAGCGACGAGTAGACAATTCAAAGCCAGGCAGGCCATTATTGGTTATTACAGGTAGGCCTTTACTGTTTATTTCAAGTAGTTATTGTTTATTACAAGTAGGTCGTTATTGTTTATTTCCACCAACTGCTCTCTTCCACAGCAGCTACCGGAGTCCTGCCTGTCTGATTTATTAGTGACCTATCGCTGCCTAGTATTTAAAGTAGgttacatatttttaaaattcaacaacATGTAAAAGCCTGAAATTTACTTTAGAAAAGCAAAATTAGTTAATATTCAGATCAAATCCTACAAATTGGTACAACTGACCTGCTGACTGCACTGTGAGATGTTATTCTCTTTTTAAGAAATCAAattgccaaaaaagaaaaaaaaaagtggcctAAATCTTTAAAGTTATGGCTTAAAAGTCGACAATTGCGAAAGAGAAATGTTtgttccacctgcctacgtggatgtctgctgttgctgcttccacctgcctgctgtgtgctgctgacgttcctgactcccccagtctggccttcggcaggagggtcccccccttatgagcctggtcctgctcaaggtttcttccctcctaaaggggagtttttccttgccactgtttggcttaaggcttttctcccactataggagtttttacctgccattgtttatgtaataattgctcgggggtttatgtttatgtttatgtttatgttcatgttctggatctctggaaagcgtctagagacaacatttgttgtattagacgctatataaataaaattgaattgaattgaattgaatttgttaAAGTTCCCACAGTCCACGGTCTATGTGCGCGCAATAAGATGCTCCGGAGCGCTGTGGCATCATGTGGCACAAACCACACATTGACTTTTATTTAAATTATATGCTGTTTCACACATAGGGTTTTTAAATACAacacatttattaaataaaattcacatttcaaCTCTTAGATTGAACAAGGTTTATCCACTCAAATAGCTgcataagaaaataaattataagGATAGAAACAGCAGGTCACCCTCTTCACAGTTTATAAGATAACAAATActcatataaaaaaatgtaacattgCTTCAAAATATTTAGCTAACAtatgaaaatattatttacataattacAAGGATTTATCAGTCCACCTTCTTGGAGGGTTTTTTCTTGAAAGTTGCTGCTGTGCCAAAGATTCTGTCCCAGTGGCTGAAGAAGGGAGCAAAGTTGGTGCTGGGCCGCTGGTGGTGCATGTCATGAGCAGGTGCTCCCCCCAGGAGACCAAAAGGAACAAGGTTGTGCAGGGTCCATGGCAGGTCGTATCCTATGTGGTCCTCTACAGACATCCAGATGCTGTAAGCTGTCACGCACCACGTGGTCAGCGGGTGAGCGTTCAGCAGGATTGGGTCCAGGTTGCTCCAGAAGCCCACTGACATCAGTTCTGGGATGCTGAGCTGCTCAGTGGACCACGAGAAAGGTGCCATGTACTCATGATGCACTGCATGAACCCAACGGTAGAGCTGTGGGTTTTTGTGGTGCATGTAGTGCCAAACGAAGTACTGAGTGTCAAAGAGAAGCAGTATGGCCAGTCCATCAATAAACACCTCGTGCAATCTGGGAGCTTCCCGTGGCAGCACCGGTGCAGGCAGTATGAACATGCCAATAAATACAGCTGGGAGAACAAAGAAGAGGTGGTTGTACAGAGCTGTCATGAAGCTCTTGGCCATCATTGCCAGTGTTGGCTGCCTTTCTGGCTGAATCTTGTACTGGTGGAAAAAAGGCACCCTTTCTCCCAAAAGGTCCAGCACAGCAAAAGGTATACTGAAGAGGAAATAGCATGAAAAAGCAATGATGACAGGGAAAAAAGGAGAGGAGACGAGTGACAGGTGGTGAAAAAGCAAATGATCCCACAATGGCTGCAGGAGACGGTCTGAGGTCCTGCTGGGCAGGTACTGCTGCAGAAGCAGCTCACTGATGTTCAGCATCTTGCTGTGGGGCCACTGGAGACTGCTGCTGTGATGCTTGTGGGGCAGAGGAGGTCTGGCTTTATATGGAGCTCTACAACTGGAGGGATATCTTCACAAGATTAACCAAGTCTTTCAGCGTGTGCACCAgacacaacaaaatccagaCAAGAAAGTTTGGTCTGGAGCTGGACTAAAGTTACTCagcaaaaaaaacctttcaaagCTGATAATATTCCACATGCACCAGGCGGGACAAAATCCAGACAAGAAAGCTTGGTCTGGAGCATGGGGACCTGAAATTACTCAGCAAGTATATTAATAGTATGTAATAAAAGGGTTTTCGAATATTGTTTTATGTATCTGTTTTCAAAGATACATGAACATTTCATTGAATTTTGAGACACTGtccttattaattattaatattcatatgttttttaacattattattattattattattattatcttttacAGTGAATGGGATCTAACGGTAATATATAATATGAACACTATTagatcattttttttatatgatatattttatatttgaattttaaTTTATCCTGCTGATGAATTATAAATATCAATTAGCATTTAGTTTTTACATCGAATAAAATTCACCTGAGGAAATACACTGTATACAATTGTAACAAAAATGTAGTGTTATCTGATGTTATGTgtaattgaaaatgaatgaatgtgcAGCTGAAATATATGGTCAAATACCAGtttaaatttgtttgttttttaacatcagAGGTTACATGCATTGTAAACTTCAAGGACAAAAGCAAATAagcaaagagaaaagagaaaattgTGTTATGTTTCTGGCAATTGCTGATCAATCTTTCACGTGAGTTTGGAGGAATTTAGCCCATTTTTCAACAGAGCAGCGCGACCTCTGGATTCATGTCAGTACTGTAGCTTTCTGCTTGCTTCACATCCTGCCACAACATTTCTGTTGGATTAAGGTCGGGATTTTGACTTGGCCATTTTTAAAACATTCCCTCGGTAGACTGACTTACCTGCttggagtgattttttttttttgctgaatgACCCATTTTGAGATTcagtttgcaaaaaaaaaagagtcttaTTATGTCTCAGAACTCAGTTTTCAAATAAAGAAGCTCTGTCTGCACAACCTGTGTCTGGGCCCAGACGGAGCGACACAGGTCCAAACCCTAATATTAGGATTACTGTGTTTCACAGATGGCATTAAATTATAAGGTTTAAGTATCTTATATCTGGGTATTATTCaatgtaaaaacaaataataatatatattttttaaatgatgatGTATATTTGTAATTCATCGGCAGATTTTATCAAAATTCAGGTATAATGTATATCATTATAAAAAAATTATCTTTATTCTTACATTTATTATAAACAACCTTctgcatatgtatatatatatatatatatatatatatatatatatatatatatatatatatatatatatatatatatatatatatatatatatatatatatatataccatcaGTGATTGATGCCTTACGTGGCAAAACCTTTTTCccaatatatatgcattttaaactTGCAGCAGACGTAAGTTACTTGTGCTTAGTTGTTGGTTTAGTGTTCTAATTATTTTGTCCCGCCTGGTGCATGTGGAATATTATCAGCTTTGAAAGAAAGTTTTTTTTGCTGAGTAACTTTAGTCCAGCTCCAGACCAAACTTTCTTGtctggattttgttgtgtcTGGTGCACACGCTGACAGACTTGGTTAATCTTGTGAAGATATGTTTTTTTAGACATGGAGCTAATGGGGGGGATTATGAGAGCAGAGTTCCTCCAGTTGTAGAGCTCCATATAAAGCCAGACCTCCTCTGCCCCACAAGCATCACAGCAGCAGTCTCCAGTGGCCCCACAGCAAGATGCTGAACATCAGTGAGCTGCTTCTGCAGCAGTACCTGCCCAGCAGGACCTCAGACCGTCTCCTGCAGCCATTGTGGGATCATTTGCTTTTTCACCACCTGTCACTCGTCTCCTCTCCTTTTTTCCCTGTCATCATCGCTTTTTCATGCTATTTCCTCTTCAGTATACCTTTTGCTGTGCTGGACCTTTTGGGAGAAAGGGTTCCTTTATTCCACCAGTACAAGATTCAGCCAGAAAGGCAGCCAACACTGGCAATGATGGCCAAGAGCTTCATGACAGCTCTGTACAACCACCTCTTCTTTGTTCTCCCAGCTGTATTTATTGGCATGTTCATACTGCCTGCACCGGTGCTGCCACGGGAAGCTCCCAGATTGCACGAGGTGTTTATTGATGGACTGGCCATACTGCTTCTCTTTGACACTCAGTACTTCGTTTGGCACTACATGCACCACAAAAACCCACAGCTCTACCGCTGGGTTCATGCAGTGCATCATGAGTACATGGCACCTTTCTCGTGGTCCACTGAGCAACTCAGCATCCCAGAACTGATGTCAGTGGGCTTCTGGAGCAACCTGGACCCAATCCTGCTGAACGCTCACCCGCTGACCACGTGGTGCGTGACAGCTTACAGCATCTGGATGTCTGTAGAGGACCACATAGGATACGACCTGCCATGGACCCTGCACAACCTTGTTCCTTTTGGTCTCCTGGGGGGAGCGCCTGCTCATGACATGCACCACCAGCGGCCCAGCACCAACTTTGCTCCCTTCTTCAGCCACTGGGACAGAATCTTTGGCACAGCAGCAACTTTCAAGAAAAAACCCTCCAAGAAGGTGGACTGATAAATTCTTGTAATTCTgtaaataatattttcataTGTTAGCTAAATATTTTGAAGcaatgttacatttttttatatgagTATTTGTTATCTTATAAACTGTGAAGAGGGTGACCTGCTGTTTCTATCcttataatttattttcttatgcAGCTATTTGAGTGGATAAACCTTGTTCAATCTAAGAGttgaaatgtgaattttatttaataaatgcGTTGTATTTAAAAACCCTATGTGTGAAACagcatattatttaaataaaagtcAATGTGTGGTTTGTGCCACATGATGCCACAGCGCTCCGGAGCATCTTATTGCGCCCACATAGACCGTGGACTGTGGGAACTTTAACAAACATTTCTCTTTCGTAATTGTCGACTTTTAAACCACTTTTTTTaacggtctttttttttttttttttggcaattTGATGTCTTAAAAAGAGAAGAACATCGCACATCGGAAAATAAGTAGGCTACAGTGCAGTCAGCAGTTCAGTTGTGCCAATTTGTAGGATTTTATTTGAATATCAACTAATTTTGCTTTTCTAAAGTAAATTTCAGGCTTTTACATGTTGTTGAATGTTAAAAATATGTAGGTTGGTGGAAATAAACAATAACTACCAACCTGTGATAACCAATAACGGCCTGCCTTTGAATTGTCTACTCGTCGCTACACCTATCTCAGATCCTAATCTCTGATTCCCCAAGTCTTTGTCCCTCCATCACACAGACGAACTGAGGAGCGCTcgtttccttgtttcctctctCCTCGTTCCTCCTGCCTGAGACTGACCTGGGAATCAGTGTcagcaaaacatttatttattttttttaagaaaaagatGTTTCAATTCCGGTACTTAATGTACCAGGTCTTGTTAATGACCTGGACGGTAAACTGGAAAGGAAATACAACACTAAAAGTGCAAGGCATGACGGGACATGCTGTAATTCTCCAGGAAGTTTTTGTGTCAGCAAaacagtgttgttgttttttaaggcaaatttatttataaagcacatttcacatgatgagcatggactcaatgtgctcaaatacataaacaaacaaacaaaattacaggtttacaataacagaaacagacaaaagtatttcaagagaaaaacaacaataaaaaccataattccattttaacaaaagtgcgatcactcagccaaccatgtagagtttactcaaacgcctgtgcaaaaaggtacgtttttagtctgcttttgaaagagggcactgttggagcagaACTTAGTTCCTGCTGAGAGtgtagtagtgactgaaagcaccatgagcagatctagtgtggaTTCTAGGTATAAtgagaagactcttatttgatgatctaagggatctgtcTGGTATGTATTCAGTGagcatgtcaaccatgtaggagggagctaagccattcatagatttaaaaacaataagaagttctttaaaatctactctttgtttaacagggagccagtgcagagaggataaaacaggagtgatgtgttcatacctctcggttt includes the following:
- the LOC133444753 gene encoding cholesterol 25-hydroxylase-like protein 1, member 1, producing MLNISELLLQQYLPSRTSDRLLQPLWDHLLFHHLSLVSSPFFPVIIAFSCYFLFSIPFAVLDLLGERVPFFHQYKIQPERQPTLAMMAKSFMTALYNHLFFVLPAVFIGMFILPAPVLPREAPRLHEVFIDGLAILLLFDTQYFVWHYMHHKNPQLYRWVHAVHHEYMAPFSWSTEQLSIPELMSVGFWSNLDPILLNAHPLTTWCVTAYSIWMSVEDHIGYDLPWTLHNLVPFGLLGGAPAHDMHHQRPSTNFAPFFSHWDRIFGTAATFKKKPSKKVD
- the LOC133444755 gene encoding cholesterol 25-hydroxylase-like protein 1, member 1, producing MLNISELLLQQYLPSRTSDRLLQPLWDHLLFHHLSLVSSPFFPVIIAFSCYFLFSIPFAVLDLLGERVPLFHQYKIQPERQPTLAMMAKSFMTALYNHLFFVLPAVFIGMFILPAPVLPREAPRLHEVFIDGLAILLLFDTQYFVWHYMHHKNPQLYRWVHAVHHEYMAPFSWSTEQLSIPELMSVGFWSNLDPILLNAHPLTTWCVTAYSIWMSVEDHIGYDLPWTLHNLVPFGLLGGAPAHDMHHQRPSTNFAPFFSHWDRIFGTAATFKKKPSKKVD